Genomic window (Streptosporangium brasiliense):
GGCACGACAGCGAACACTAGGGCACCTGACGGTCGGCCTGGGCCGAGTCTCGGAGCGGTCCTCGCCCAGCAGGCAGACAGCAGCCGGTCTCGATGGTGACGCAGGCTGGGAGTGTCCGTTCTCGAAGCCGGCTGGGCCGGCTCTGTCTATCTACCGGTCCTCGACGACCGGCATAACGCGCCGGCTGTCGTCGTGGAACGTGACGATCCCGGTGATCGCCCCACCGGTGACGCGCAGGACGTCGATCGTCAGCGACAGGTACGCGCCCTCCCGCTTCCGCCAGAGGTAGAAGGCGACGGCGGGCTGGCGAGGTGGTTCGGGGTCCGACCGGACAGCGGGATCGTGGCGGGGTGAGACAGCACAGCGAGGCTCCAGGTGGGGGCATCGGGTCTCGGTCGGCTGCTCTCTTACCTGGAGCCTCGCCCTCATCGATGTCCGGGTCTACCACACCCGCCCTCACCTGCAAGATCAGGCTGGAGAAGGCTCAGTGCTCCTCGATCAGGCCCCAGTCGACGGCGTTGTCGCCGAACAGCGCGTCGATGTGCTGCTCCACGCGGACGCGTACGACGCCCGCTAGCACTGCGTCGGGGGGCGAGGAAGCCTGCGCGGTATTACGCCAGTCTCAAACTGCCAAAAATCCCTGCATTAAAATCCCATGGAGATTCATCGGGACTCACGGGGCCGCGCTTTCGGGAACCGTCTGACCGGGGTTGTTCCGGCTCGGCGAGCCTTGCGGGCCGCTTCCCGGCACCCGCCCGCCACTGGCCGAAAATATGTAAATTCTTGGATTCGCCGAAATCTTCGGGACGCCTCTCGACATAGCTCCAGATTGTTGGCCATTTGTCCGTTTCCTCGGTTCTCGTCTGGCCGACCTATGTTCGGTGCCGGAACTCCGTTCGCGTAATGACAAATTTAATGACTTAGCTATACGATCGCCGTTCGTGGTTGGAGTTGATCTCTCAAGAACCCGATTGGCCAACGACCTGTTCTTTGCCATGCATGACAACGCGACCGGCCGGATGAGGCTTCATGCCCGCCTGACCGGTCTGGGGCTGGCCGCCGCCATCCTGGGAGAACTGATGCTCGCCGGACGGACAACCGTGGGATTGGCGGCGGGGCAGATACGGCTCGTCGTTCTCGACGCGACGCCGCCCGGAGACGCGCTCACCAGGACCGCTCTGGACCACATCATCGCCGAACCCTCGCATCGCCTCCATACCTGGTTGCAGTTCCTCGCCCGTACGGCACTCGCCGACGTGGCGGCCCGGATGACCGCCGACGGGCTGCTGCGCCCGCCCGGCAGACGCCTGTCGCGGAGGCAGGCACCGGTCGACGTGAACATCGCGGCGTGGCCCGGTGGACGCGTCAACCTGGCGATCCAGCGCCGTGAGCCACTCAACGTCCAGGACAGCGTCCTGCTGGGGCTGCTCGTCGCGACCGGCGGCAGCCAGCTCGTCCTGTGGGAGCAGAACCCGAGATACCTCTCCGATTCGATCACCGCCCTCCCGGCGCCGCTCCAGGAACTGATCGCCCAGACCGAGGCTGCCGTAGGTGACTCCGTCATCAGCCGCCGGTGAACCCACCCCCCTCATTCCAAGGATCCCAATGTCCGTGACAGAACGAAGGGCCAGCGCCGTTTCCGCCGCGCTCGCCCAGGACCGCCTCGGTGTGCCGTCGGTGGTGTTCTTCGTCATCTCGGCGGCGGCGCCGCTGACTGTCATCGGTGGCTCGGTGACCGCCGCCTACGCCGCGACCGGCGTGACCGGCGTGCCGCTCGCCTTCATCCTGCTCGGAGCCATCCTGGGCCTGTTCGCCGTCGGCTACGTGACGATGGCCCGTTACGTCGTCAACGCCGGGGCGTTCTACGCGTACACCGCGAAAGGACTCGGCAGGCCGGTGGGGGTGGCGACCGCGTGGGTCGCGTTGCTGGCCTACAACGCGCTCCAGGTGGGTCTCTACGGCATGATCGGTGCGGCCGCCCAGCCGCTGATCACCGACTGGTTCGGAAGCTCCCCGCCCTGGTGGGTCATCGGGCTGGGCGCCTGGGTGCTGACCGGGGTGCTCGGCCTCATGCGGGTCGACGTAAACGGGAAGGTCCTGTCGGTCCTGCTGCTGACGGAGATAGCCGTCGTCGTCGTGTTCGACCTCGCGGACCTGATCAACCCGGCGGCCTCGGGCTACAGCCTCGACGTCTTCGACCCGTCGAACCTCTTCGTCCCCGGGGTCGGTGCGGTGGTCGCGATCTGCATCGCGTCCTTCGCGGGCTTCGAGTCGTCGGTGGTGTTCTCCGAGGAGAGCAAGGACCCGAGGCGTACGGTGCCGATCGCGACCTATGTCGCACTCGCCGTCATCTCCGGGCTCTACGCCCTGTCATCCTGGGCGATGACCGTGCCGATCGGCTCGGACAAGATCATCGAGACCTCGCGCGAGCAGAGTTCGGCCCTCCTGTTCAACCTGGCCGGGCAGCACCTGGGGGCGACCATCGCCACCATCGGCTCCCTCCTCTTCGTGACGAGCCTCTTCGCCGCGCTGATCGCCTTCCACAACACGATCTCCCGCTACATCTTCGCCCTCGGCAGGGAGAGGGTGCTGCCCGAGACCTTCGGTCGTACTTCCCCCCGGACCGGTGCCCCGATCAACGGCTCGCTGGCGCAGAGTGTCATCGGGCTGGTCACGATCGTCATATACGCGGTCTTCGGCCTGGATCCGGTCATCCAACTGTTCTTCACCGTCGGATCGTTCGGTGGCCTGGGACTGCTCATGATGCTGGCGGCCACCTCGATCTCCGTGCTGGTCTTCTTCACCAAGAACCTCACCGAGGAGAACGCCTGGCGGACCAGGATCGCCCCGGGTATCTCCTCGGTCCTGCTGGTCGTGGTCATCATGCTCGTCATGGCCAACTTCGACACCGTGCTCGGCGTGGCCCCCGACTCCCCGCTGCGCTGGATCATGCCCGCCGTCTACTTCGTCGCCGTGGGGCTCGGCGTCATGTGGGGACTCGCCCTGCGGGCCAACCGGCCGAAGGTGTACGCGAACATCGGGCGGGGCGCCCGGGCTGCCGTGGGAGGGACCGAATGACAGAGATCATTCGCGTTCAGAACGCTCCCGGAGCCGCCGAGACCATCGGCGCGATCATCGCCACCTCCTTCCACGAGCAGGAGATCTCGGCCTGGATGATCCCGCCGGACGACGACCGCCGCCGGGTGATGCCCCCCTTCTTCTCCATGACCACCGAGAGCGCCCTCATCCACGGCGTGGTCCACGCGACGGCCGACATGTCCGCCGTGGCCGTGTGGTTCCACAAGGGCGCCGAGCCGCTTCCCGAGATCCCCGACCGGGACGCCCGGGTGGAGGCGTTCGCCGGTCCCCACGCGGAGCGCATCGGGCAGATGGGTGAGGAGATGGACAAGCGCCATCCCCACGACCCGCACCACTACCTGGCGTTCCTCGCTGTGCTCCCCGGGCACCAGGGACGGAAGACGGGGACCCGGCTGCTCCAGGAGTACCACCGCGGGCTCGACGAGGCGGGCATACCCGCTTACCTGGAGGCCAGCAGCACCCGCAGCCGCAGGCTCTACCTGCGCCACGGCTATCAGGACCTCGGCGACCCGATATTCATGCCCGACGGCCCGCCGATGTACCCGATGTGGCGCCCGTCCAACCCCTGACCCGAGTGCCGCTCCCGCCCCCGGCCCGTCGTGGGCCGGGGGCGGGGGCGGTTCCGGCCCCGTTGTGCTCGCGGCCCGGCCTTCCGCTTCGACAAGGCTCCCGAAAGTCACCTCGCCGGCCTCCACCTACGTGGTGCCGTCATGTGGATCCGGAGCCGTCGGCCCATCTGAAGATCCGAGTCCGTACAGGCCCTAAAAACGGTAGTGCTGGACGGCGGTGCCCTTGCGCGAGATGGAGGTGCTCCAGGCGGTCAGGAAGCCGGCCAGGCGGGTGGTCCACGGATAGTCGGCGACCTCGGGCTCGCGGCCCAGGAAGATCTCGCGTACCAACTTCATGCGGGGCTCCATGCGCTCGATGTCCTGCGGGGTGTCGAAGCCGGGAGACCTCAGGTAGGGGGCGACGGACCGGGTGCCGGCGTACTTTCTGGCCGCCCACACGTGGAAGCGCGTGTAGCCGTTGAAGCAGATTTCCCCCGTGGGGAAGTGGCGGATGAGGCGGTCGAGGAGGGTGGCCAGCTCCTCCTTGGACAGGAACCCGATCAGGCCGTCGGCGACGATCACGGCGGGGCGGTCGGCGGGGATCTCGTCGATCCAGTCGGGGTCGTTGAGGTCCGAGCCGATGGTGTGGGCGTGGGGGCGCTCGGGGAGCAGCAGCTGCCTGGCCTTGGCCACACCGGGCAGGTCGACGTCGTACCACTCGACGGTGGCGGGCGGGTCGACGCGGTAGACGCGGGTGTCGAGGCCGGCGCCCAGGTCGAGCCCGACCGCGTCGGGATTTTTGACGACGAACTGCCGCACGATGTTGTCCATGACCAGCGAGCGGTGCGCGATGCCCACGATGGGACTGGCGGAGAGCTTGAACTGCCCGGCGTCGTAGTCGAGCTTCCTGACGACGTCGTAGGCCGTTCTGTCGCGCAGGATCGGGTGCTTGGCCTGGTAGTCGAGCGCCTTGCCCGCCAGGGTGAGCCAGAGCGTGCTCTCCAGTGGCGTGAGGTCGGGGAAGGTGATGGCCATCGTGTCACTCCGTTTCCTGTGGTGATCCGTCCAGTGCGGCCCTGGCCGCCTTCAGCGCGGCGTCGTCGGTGAACAGCCCGTGGGTGTAGAGCTCCAGCGTGGGCAGTGCGAGGCGGCGCAGCGCGTCGGGGCCGAACCGCTCGTAGCCCAGCGCCCGCGCCAGGGCCGGCGGCATGGTCAGCGTGGCCACGCTGTTGAGCACGCTCAGCACCGCCAGCGCCCGCACGTCCGAGGACGGCCGCATGGAGCCGTCGGCGATCCCGGCCCGCAGGATCTCCTCGGACTCGTCCACCAGCGTGTTGACGAACGTGGCCGCGGTGGGGGTGTCCTCCTCGATCGCGCGCAGCATGTACTGCACCTGGAGGCGGTATTCCTCCGGGTTGGACAGATATTCGCGGAAGAGGTCCTGCATGCCGCTCGGGCGGGCGCTGTCGGCCCGCTGGACCAAGATGCGCAGGACGTGGTCGTCGCAGACGCTCCGGAGTCGGTCCTTGCTGCCGAAGTGGTGGATGACCAGGCCGGCGCTCACTCCCGCGGTCGCCGCGATGGCACGCAGATTGGTCTTCTGGAAGCCGTCCCGGGCGAAGTGCGCGATGGCCGCGTTGCGGATCTTGGCCTGGGCGGTCAGGTCCGACGATGCTGAACACATGTTTAGGATGCTATACATTCGTTCAATGCCTGGCAAGGGAGAGCCCCGCACCGGAGGGGGCGGCGCGCCACCCAACGTTCAGTGATCCACGGAACAGGACCCGGTGCGGTGTGTGACCGGTGGGATCGGCGGCCGGGCGGGCCGGTAGGCGATCTCCCCGTAGTTGAGCGGAACGGCCGACACCTGGATCAGCACCCGCGAGGGCGGGGGAACCGGGTCGGGGACGACGCCGGAGGACAGGTCAGGGCTGAGGATCAGTGCTCTCATGCGTCCCACTGTGCCGACCGCCACACACGATCGGCTGATGGTCGGCCTACGGCCCCGAAGCGATCATTCGAAGGACGCGGTCCACATCGCCGCGTTCGGACGGCGGCAGGGGCGCGCCGACCGACTCCCTGAGCGCCGCCGCCTCCGCCAGCAGCCGGGCCGCCTCCTCGAAGGAGCCCTCCAGCGCCGCCACCTCCGCCAGCCCCTCCTGCGCCAACGCCACCGAGCGCGGGTCGCCGACCTCGCGGGCGGCGGCCAGCCCCTCCAGATGCAGCGCACGGGCGGCGGCCGCCTCCCCCCGCCCCGAGGCGATGAACCCCAGCTCGGCCAGGATCAACGTCACCCCGTAGAACGGCACACCGAACTCCGTCCTCAGCCGCCGGTTCCAGGCCAGCGACTCCAGCAGCAACTCCTCCGCCCGGTCGAGGTCACCGGACCGACGGGCCACCAGCCCGAGCCCCACCCTGGCGAACTCCTCGGCGAACCTGTTCGCCTGCTCGCCGGCCAGCCGCATCCCCCGCTCGTGGAACTCCGCCGAACGCTCCAGCTCGCCGGTCAGCAGGGCGATCCGCCCCAGGCTGGACAGCCGGTAGGACACATCCGTCCACAGCCGCAGGTCCTCGGCGATCCGCAGCCCCTCGCGGTGCAGCCGACCGGCGCGCGCGTAGTCGCCGGTGACCTCGGCCAGGTAGCCGAGGATGTCGGAGGCCTGGAGCCGCCCCCACCGGTCCCCGAGCTCACCGAAGATCGCCATGCTCTCGGCGCCGCTGCGCGCGGCCAGGTCGAAGTCGCCTTGGAACATCGCCTGCTTGGCGCGGCCGGCCAGGGCCGCCGCCTCACCCCAGCGATCGTCCAGCGCCCTGAACTGTGCCAGCGCCTCCTCCAGCAGCCCGGCCGCCGTGCTCACGTCCCCGAAGTTCATGCAGGCGTGGGCGAGGAACCAGCGTGACCTCGCGTCGGGGAACTCCGTCCCCCCGGTACGGCCGGCGCCGGCCAGCAGCGCGAACCCGGAGCCCCAGGCCGTCCCCCTGGTGTGCCGATACCCCTCCTGATACCTGCCCCGCAGATACCAGTACCAGGTCAGCGCCTCGACCAGTCGAGGTGACTCCACCGAGTCCAGCACCGCCCTGAGGTTGAGCGCCTCCTCGTCCAGCCGCGACAGCCACCGCCGCTGGGCGCTGCCGTACAGGTGAGGCGCGGCCCGTACGGCGAGCTCGGTGTAGTAGGCGTCCCTGAGCCCGACCACCGGATCGTCCTGGTCGAGCCGCTCCAGACAGTAGGCGGCCACGCTCTCCAGCAGCCGGTATCTGGGCGCGCCCGTCACCATCGATCTGTTCACGAGCTGGTCGAGCAGGTCGAGATCGACCCCGACCGCCTCGGCCGCCTCCAGCGTGCACCCGCCCGGATGGACCGCCAGCGCCAGCATCGCGGCCCGCTGCGGCTCGGTGAGCTGCTCCCAGCTCCAGTCGATCACCGCTCGTAGCGTCTGCTGCCGGGCAGGCCGGCCCCGGCCCGCGCCCCCCAGCAGCCGGAACCGGTCGTCGAGCCGTTCGGCCACCCCCCGTACGCCCAGCGCCCGCACCCGCGCCGCCGCCAGTTCCAACGCCAGCGGCAGTCCGTCCAGCCGCCGGCAGATCGCCTCGGCCCACGGGGTGCTCTCCGCGTCCAGCGACGTGCCCGAGCGGTCGGCGAACATCGCGACCGCGCTCGCCTGGTCCAGCGGCGGCACCACGAAGAGCATCTCCCCGGGCAGGGCCAGCGACTCCTGGCCGGTGGCGAGCACGCGCACCGCCGGAGCCGTCCTCAGCAGCAGCTCCACCAGCGCGGCCGCCTCCTCGACCAGGTGCTCGCAGTTGTCGAGGATCAGCAGCAGCCGCTGCCCGCGCAGCGCGGCGGCCAGCCGATCCGCCAGGCCGGACACGGGCACCTGAGGAGGCGAGGAGGTCTCGTCCCGGACGCCCAGCGCGGCGGCCACCAGTTCGGCCACCTGCCCGGTGGCCCCGGCCAGCTCCACCAGTCACACGCCGTCGGGGAAGGCGAGCGAGGACGCGGCGGCCAGCGCCAGCCGGGTCTTGCCCACCCCGCCCGGACCGGTCAACGTGACCAGCCGGGAGGAAGCGATCAGTGCATGGACCTCCGCCACCGCCCCGTCCCTGCCCAGGAGCGAGGTGACCTGCGCGGGAAGGTTCGTCGAGGAGGACACGGGCGCGGGCGTCAGCGCCGGGTCCTGCACCAGGATCGCCTGGTGGAGCGCGGCCAGCTCGGGACCGGGATCGAGACCCAGCTCGTCGGCCAGCAGGGCACGGAGCTCGGCGTATCCGGCCAGGGCCGCGCCCTGCCGCCCGGCGCGGTACAGCGCGCGCAGATGAGCCGCTCGCAGCCGCTCCCGGAGGGGGTGGGCCGCCACCAGCTCTCCCAGCTCGTCGGCCAGGCGGCTGTGCTCGCCGAGCGCCAGCCGCACCTCCGCCTGCTCCTCGAGCGCCGTCAGGCGCTGTCCGTCGAGGCGGGAGGCCGCGGCGTGCGCGAAGGAGTCGCGGAAGTCGGCGTAGGCTGGACCGCGCCACAGCGCCAGCGCGTCGGACAGCAGGTCGGCTTTCACCCGCAGGTCATCGCTCGCCAGCGCCCCGGCGAGCAGCCGGGCGAACTCGATGGCGTCCACCGAGTCGCTGACCAGGGAGTATCCGGTCGGCTGGTAGGCCACCAGCTCCCGATCGCCCAGCGCGCGGCGTAGCTGGGAAACCTTGGTCTGCAGCGTGTTGGAGGGGTTGCCCGGCAGGTCCTCGCCCCACAGATCGTCCAGGAGCCGGTCGGCCGGCACCGGCCGCCCCTCGTGCACCAGCAGGTCGGCGAGCAGCGCGCGGACCTTCAACTCGGGGACCCGGACGGGCGTCCCGTCGGCGGTCCACACCGAAAGCGGACCAAGCACTCCAAATCGCACCGGACAAAGCTATCTCCAGCCGATCCCCAGCCGATCGTGCGCGGCCACCGACACAGTGGGATCCACCGACGGGACGGCAGGAGGCGGAATGCGAGTGGCGATCGTCATCGGCAGCGTGCGGCGGGGCAGATTCGGCCCCACCGCCGCGGCCTGGCTCCACTCCAGGGCCTGTCGCCGCGGCGACCTCGACGTGGACCTCATCGACCTGGCCGAGGCCTGGCTGCCGGCCGTACTCCCCGCGGACTTCCCGGCGCGGCGCGCCCCCGGGCCGGCCGCCGTGGAGGATCTGCGGCCCTGGCCGGCCGCGGCCGACGCGTTCGTGATCGTGACGCCGGAGTACAACCACAGCTTCCCCGCCTCGCTCAAGAACGCCATCGACTGGTACCAGGAGGAGTGGCGGGGCAAGCTCGCTCCTACGGACAGGCCTCAGGCGGTCTGCGAGCCCTCGAACAGCTCCGGCCGGTGTTCGCCGCCCTCGGAGCGGTGTGCGTCGGCGAGCCCGTCACCCTCCCGTTTCACCGGCCCCCTCCGGACTCCTCCGCCGGTCGCCTGCTCGACGCCCTCAAGGAGCACCACGGCCGTGAGCACCGCCATGTCCGCTGACGTCCGCCGGTGACGTCGTCACGGGAGCGTCGGCGGCCGGTCGGAGTCCGCGAGCCGGGAGATCACGGCCCGGATCGCGGTCACCCGTTCGGGCAGGGGGCCGGCGGGGATGTCGATGAGCTGGTAGCCGAACGCGCGGTAGGCCTGCTCGTGGATGTGTTCGAACCTCAGCGAGTCTTCGAAGCTGATCCGGCGGGCCGCGGTCTGTTCGCAGAAGCCGAGATTACGGACGAAGAACACGTGCCGGTCGTAGATCTTCTCGCGGGTGATCCTGTCGATCTCGGCGGACAGGGCCGAGGAGATCGGCTGCCCCGCATAGGTGCTGAGAGCGTGGGTGCAGACAGGCGAACGGTCGAAGAACTGCACGGGCGGCGCGGTGATGACCGGCCGTAGCTGCCGCCGCCGTTGCAGGGCCACGACCTTGTCGATGAAGGACGGCCGGGTCCACGGCTCGGCGTCGCCGCGCGCCTGCCCGTCCGCGATGACCGCCGTGGCCGCCTCCTCGACCGTCGCGTATCCGAGGGCCGCCAGGCTCCGCAGGATCGTGGTCTTGCCGGCGCCGGGGGTGCCGGTGAGGATGTAGCGCCTCATTGTCGTCTGTCCGCCTTTCTGGTCACACATCGAACGATCTCGGTTGTGGGGCGTGGGGATCCGGCCGGGTCGCAGTGGGCGGCACCGGAACCGTTGCCGTCCGGGCGGGAAAGCGGGCCGGCCACCGAGGACGGCACCCGGACGGGGATCGCGACCGGTCCGCGGGCGCGCCCGGACCCGGCCGGGTCGATCATCTGGGACGTGTCGGCTGATTCCGCAGTCGCCCGAGAGTCGCCCGAGCGCACCGGCACGCCGCCGGGGCGCGCAAAAGGGAGGGGTGTACAGCCGATCGCCGCGCTGGGTCTACCCGCCGGACGCGCCCGCGGCGACCAGCCGTAGCACTCCGCCCTGGAGCGGGCTCAGCACGGGCGCGGCCGTCGCCGGACGCGTGCCGGGCGAGCGGGGCCATGCCGGCGGGCCCCGCGGCGGATGTCCTCAGCGGGGCCATGTCGGCGGGGCCCCTGGGCGGATGTCCTCAACGGGCCATGTCGGCGGGGCCCCTGGGCGGATGTCCTCAACGGGTGTGCGCGGCTTCGACGGCCAGGGGTCGATCCCGTCCTCGACCTGCGGGGCCGGTGTCTCCACTCACGTCGCGCCCAGACTCCACGCCCGGACTTTGCGGTCGTCGCCGCCGGCCACGGCGATGGTCGCGCCGTTCAGGGTCCCGACCGCCACCGAGTGGACCCATCCGGTGCCGCCGACGAGGGCTCTGCCGATCTGACGTCCTGCGGCCAGGTCCCACACCCGCACGGTGCGGTCGTAGGCGCCGCCGGAGACGGCGATGGGCCGTCCCTCCAGGGTGCCGAAGGCCATCGAGGTGACGGAATCGGTGTGGCCGGTGAGCGGCAACCCTATCAACTCGCCGGCGGCCAGGTCCCATATCCGGACCTTGCGGGAGCCGCCGGTGACGGCGACGACCTTGCCGTCCAACGTGCCGAGCGCCAGCGACTGGACGGGGTCGGGACCGGTGAGGGGGCGACCGACGCGTTGGCCCGTGGCCAGGTCCCACACGCGCAGGGTTCTGTCGTAACTTCCGGTGACGGCGATGGTCCTGTCCCCCAGCGGATGGATCGCCGCTCCCGTCACCGCGCCGGTGTGACCTGTGAGGGGCCGGCCGATCCGGCGGCCCGCGGTCAGGTCGTAGACCCACATCGTGTAGCGGTCGTCGTCGCCGAAGACGGCGACGGCGTTGCCGTTCATCGTGCCCAGCGCGAGCGCGCTGACCGCGTCGGTGTAACCGGTGACCGGCTCGCCGATCTGCCTGCCCGAGGTCAGGTCCCACACGTTGAGCGCGCCCCCGTTGTCTCCGCCGCTGCCCGCGTTGTCGCCGGTGACGGCGACGGGTGTGCCGTTCACCGTGCCGGTGGCCATCGTCCAGACGGAGCCGGGGACCCGGACCCTGCGGATCTGCCGGCCCGCCGCCAGGTCCCAGATCCGCAGCGTGTAGTCGTAGTCGGTGCCGGAGATCGCGACGGTCCTGCCGTCCACGGCGGCGATCGCCACGGCGCTGATCTCGCGGGTGTGCCCGGTGAGCGGGGGGCTGAGCGGGGTCCCGAACGGCGGTTGCGCCGTGCTCGGCGACGGTGCGGAGGTCTGCGCCCGGGCATGAGGCGTCGCGGGAGCGGATGCCGGCCGGCCGGATCGGCCCACGGCCGGCGATCCCGTCGCGGGGGTCTCCCGCTGCGTCGCGGGGGTCTCCTGCTGCAGGGTGCGGATGATCGCGGCGCCCCCGCCGACGACTCCCACCGCCGCGAGGGAGAGCAGGACACGCCGCCGGGCCGGGCCGGCGGGCATCGTGGACGGTCGGCGGGAGGGGGCCATCGACTGGTCGAGGTCGCCGCGTGCCGGTGGCGGCACGGGATCGGGGGGACGAGCGACGACGCGACCGGTTGAGTCTCCGGAGCCAGCGGCACCCGCCGGCGCCCCGGCGGGTGCCGCCCGGCCGGGGGTGGCGTGTTCGCCGGTCAAGACGCCCAGCACGGCGGTGAGGGTGGGGCGTGCGGCGGGGTCCTTGTCCAGGCAGGCGGCCAGCAGGTCGTCCAGCGGGGCGGGCACGCCGCTCAGGTCGGCCTGCCCCAGCACGATGGCGCCGATCACCGCCGTGGCGTCGTCGCCGGGGAAGGCGCGGCGGCCGGTGGCGGCGAACACCATGGTGGCCGCCCAGCTGAACACGTCACAGGCCGTGGTGGCCGGCTGGGAGGCGAACAGTTCGGGGGCCATGTAGGCGGGGGTGCCGACGGGGCCGGAGCGGGTGGTGACCTGTTCCAGTGCCTGGGCGATGCCGAAGTCGATGACGACGGGACCCTCGGGGCCCATCACCACGTTGGCCGGTTTGAAGTCGCGGTGCACGATGCCGGCGCGGTGGACGGCGGCCAGCGCGGTGAGCGTGGTGACCGCCAGGCGCTCCAGCCCGCCCCCGGTGCGCGGCCCGTCGCCGGTGACCAGGTCCTGCAGGGAGGGGCCGGGCACGTACTCGCTGACCACGTAGGGGCGATCGCCGGTCATGCCCGTGTCGAGCACCCGGGCCGTGCAGAAGGGCGCCACCTTACGGGCCAGGCCGATCTCGCGCAGGAAACGCCGGCGCACGCCGGGGTCGCGGGCCATCCGGGCGTGCAGCACCTTGATCGCGACCCGGGCGCCCGACGGGGAGTGCCCCAGGTAGATCACGCCCTGACCGCCTTCTCCCGCGACGGCGCTCAGGCGGTAGTCGCCGATCCGGCGGGGGTCGGTCTCACTCAGCGGGAACAGGTCGGCCACCGTTCACTCCGTGACCGCGTCGCGGGCGGGCGGACCCTTCCGTGCTGCCACCTCATGTGAAGGCTCCTTGACGCCGAGGCGGAAGCCGAGCATGTCGCACCACCGGCACCGCGTCAAGGAGCCTTCACATCGACGCCCGCGCCCGCCGGAGAGCCGGGATCTCCATGCCGCCGCCCCGCCCCTCAGGGCGCTGGAAGCCTTCCGCGGATAGCATTTCTCGCGCTGGCAGAGTTTCCGCCCCATGCCTCCGGGAGGGCTCCTATGCGGTGGGTTCCGGCTTCATCGGGAGCGTCCCCCTGGCCGGCGGAGACCTTCCTGGCGCGGTTGCCGGAGCCGTCCAGGCGGACGCTGCTCGCGCTGGGGGTCATCCACACCTATCCCGCCGATCACGTGATCGTCCGTCA
Coding sequences:
- a CDS encoding GOLPH3/VPS74 family protein; the encoded protein is MVGVDLSRTRLANDLFFAMHDNATGRMRLHARLTGLGLAAAILGELMLAGRTTVGLAAGQIRLVVLDATPPGDALTRTALDHIIAEPSHRLHTWLQFLARTALADVAARMTADGLLRPPGRRLSRRQAPVDVNIAAWPGGRVNLAIQRREPLNVQDSVLLGLLVATGGSQLVLWEQNPRYLSDSITALPAPLQELIAQTEAAVGDSVISRR
- a CDS encoding GNAT family N-acetyltransferase, which encodes MTEIIRVQNAPGAAETIGAIIATSFHEQEISAWMIPPDDDRRRVMPPFFSMTTESALIHGVVHATADMSAVAVWFHKGAEPLPEIPDRDARVEAFAGPHAERIGQMGEEMDKRHPHDPHHYLAFLAVLPGHQGRKTGTRLLQEYHRGLDEAGIPAYLEASSTRSRRLYLRHGYQDLGDPIFMPDGPPMYPMWRPSNP
- a CDS encoding ATP-binding protein is translated as MELAGATGQVAELVAAALGVRDETSSPPQVPVSGLADRLAAALRGQRLLLILDNCEHLVEEAAALVELLLRTAPAVRVLATGQESLALPGEMLFVVPPLDQASAVAMFADRSGTSLDAESTPWAEAICRRLDGLPLALELAAARVRALGVRGVAERLDDRFRLLGGAGRGRPARQQTLRAVIDWSWEQLTEPQRAAMLALAVHPGGCTLEAAEAVGVDLDLLDQLVNRSMVTGAPRYRLLESVAAYCLERLDQDDPVVGLRDAYYTELAVRAAPHLYGSAQRRWLSRLDEEALNLRAVLDSVESPRLVEALTWYWYLRGRYQEGYRHTRGTAWGSGFALLAGAGRTGGTEFPDARSRWFLAHACMNFGDVSTAAGLLEEALAQFRALDDRWGEAAALAGRAKQAMFQGDFDLAARSGAESMAIFGELGDRWGRLQASDILGYLAEVTGDYARAGRLHREGLRIAEDLRLWTDVSYRLSSLGRIALLTGELERSAEFHERGMRLAGEQANRFAEEFARVGLGLVARRSGDLDRAEELLLESLAWNRRLRTEFGVPFYGVTLILAELGFIASGRGEAAAARALHLEGLAAAREVGDPRSVALAQEGLAEVAALEGSFEEAARLLAEAAALRESVGAPLPPSERGDVDRVLRMIASGP
- a CDS encoding NADPH-dependent FMN reductase; protein product: MRVAIVIGSVRRGRFGPTAAAWLHSRACRRGDLDVDLIDLAEAWLPAVLPADFPARRAPGPAAVEDLRPWPAAADAFVIVTPEYNHSFPASLKNAIDWYQEEWRGKLAPTDRPQAVCEPSNSSGRCSPPSERCASASPSPSRFTGPLRTPPPVACSTPSRSTTAVSTAMSADVRR
- a CDS encoding APC family permease, which codes for MSVTERRASAVSAALAQDRLGVPSVVFFVISAAAPLTVIGGSVTAAYAATGVTGVPLAFILLGAILGLFAVGYVTMARYVVNAGAFYAYTAKGLGRPVGVATAWVALLAYNALQVGLYGMIGAAAQPLITDWFGSSPPWWVIGLGAWVLTGVLGLMRVDVNGKVLSVLLLTEIAVVVVFDLADLINPAASGYSLDVFDPSNLFVPGVGAVVAICIASFAGFESSVVFSEESKDPRRTVPIATYVALAVISGLYALSSWAMTVPIGSDKIIETSREQSSALLFNLAGQHLGATIATIGSLLFVTSLFAALIAFHNTISRYIFALGRERVLPETFGRTSPRTGAPINGSLAQSVIGLVTIVIYAVFGLDPVIQLFFTVGSFGGLGLLMMLAATSISVLVFFTKNLTEENAWRTRIAPGISSVLLVVVIMLVMANFDTVLGVAPDSPLRWIMPAVYFVAVGLGVMWGLALRANRPKVYANIGRGARAAVGGTE
- a CDS encoding class I SAM-dependent methyltransferase, giving the protein MAITFPDLTPLESTLWLTLAGKALDYQAKHPILRDRTAYDVVRKLDYDAGQFKLSASPIVGIAHRSLVMDNIVRQFVVKNPDAVGLDLGAGLDTRVYRVDPPATVEWYDVDLPGVAKARQLLLPERPHAHTIGSDLNDPDWIDEIPADRPAVIVADGLIGFLSKEELATLLDRLIRHFPTGEICFNGYTRFHVWAARKYAGTRSVAPYLRSPGFDTPQDIERMEPRMKLVREIFLGREPEVADYPWTTRLAGFLTAWSTSISRKGTAVQHYRF
- a CDS encoding TetR/AcrR family transcriptional regulator; the encoded protein is MCSASSDLTAQAKIRNAAIAHFARDGFQKTNLRAIAATAGVSAGLVIHHFGSKDRLRSVCDDHVLRILVQRADSARPSGMQDLFREYLSNPEEYRLQVQYMLRAIEEDTPTAATFVNTLVDESEEILRAGIADGSMRPSSDVRALAVLSVLNSVATLTMPPALARALGYERFGPDALRRLALPTLELYTHGLFTDDAALKAARAALDGSPQETE
- a CDS encoding AfsR/SARP family transcriptional regulator encodes the protein MRFGVLGPLSVWTADGTPVRVPELKVRALLADLLVHEGRPVPADRLLDDLWGEDLPGNPSNTLQTKVSQLRRALGDRELVAYQPTGYSLVSDSVDAIEFARLLAGALASDDLRVKADLLSDALALWRGPAYADFRDSFAHAAASRLDGQRLTALEEQAEVRLALGEHSRLADELGELVAAHPLRERLRAAHLRALYRAGRQGAALAGYAELRALLADELGLDPGPELAALHQAILVQDPALTPAPVSSSTNLPAQVTSLLGRDGAVAEVHALIASSRLVTLTGPGGVGKTRLALAAASSLAFPDGV